The following are encoded together in the Campylobacter concisus genome:
- a CDS encoding aminotransferase yields the protein MIEYENLKLANEKLFNKYKESFNDFLNSGWFILGDQVKKFEESFASFCNVRHCIGVASGLDALILAIDACNFPKNSEIIVPSNTYIATILAIVRNGFKPILVEPDINTYNIDPNRIEEKITKNTRAIIVVHLYGKACDMDKICSIANKYDLKIIEDVAQAHGAKFKNKIVGSFGIGCFSFYPTKNLGALGDAGAITTNDENLAKIFRSLRNYGSAIKYYNDELGYNSRLDEIQAGFLSAKLEILDEITNHKRELAKIYIENLDDRFIKPVVDRDYFDVYHIFNVRHKNRDELKNYLLENEVKTEIHYPLPPHRQKSMQGIIEGQYPISEEIHNTTLSLPISYFHKEEDILKICDIMNRWHK from the coding sequence ATGATTGAGTACGAAAATTTAAAACTAGCGAATGAAAAGTTATTTAATAAGTATAAAGAGAGTTTTAATGATTTCCTAAATAGCGGTTGGTTTATTCTAGGAGATCAAGTAAAAAAATTTGAAGAAAGTTTTGCCTCTTTTTGTAATGTAAGACACTGCATAGGGGTTGCAAGCGGCCTTGATGCTCTAATCTTGGCGATAGACGCATGTAATTTTCCTAAAAATAGTGAGATAATAGTACCGTCTAATACGTATATAGCAACTATTTTGGCAATTGTTAGAAATGGATTTAAACCTATTTTGGTTGAGCCTGATATAAATACATATAATATAGATCCAAATAGAATTGAAGAAAAAATAACTAAAAACACAAGAGCGATTATAGTCGTACATCTATATGGCAAAGCTTGTGATATGGATAAAATTTGCTCTATTGCAAATAAGTATGATTTAAAGATAATCGAAGATGTGGCACAGGCGCACGGAGCTAAATTTAAGAACAAAATTGTTGGTAGTTTTGGTATAGGATGTTTTAGTTTTTATCCAACAAAAAATTTAGGGGCATTGGGTGATGCCGGAGCTATCACTACAAATGATGAGAATTTAGCAAAGATATTTCGATCTCTTAGAAACTACGGCTCTGCTATAAAATACTATAATGATGAACTAGGCTATAACTCAAGATTAGATGAAATTCAAGCTGGCTTTTTATCAGCCAAACTTGAAATTTTAGATGAAATTACAAATCATAAAAGAGAGCTAGCAAAAATCTATATAGAAAATTTGGATGATAGGTTTATAAAACCTGTTGTGGATAGGGATTATTTTGATGTTTATCATATATTCAATGTTAGACATAAAAATAGAGATGAACTAAAAAATTATCTTCTTGAAAATGAAGTAAAAACCGAAATACATTATCCATTACCACCACATAGACAAAAATCTATGCAGGGCATAATAGAAGGCCAGTACCC
- a CDS encoding glycosyl transferase, with protein MTYNYCTLFDSNYLTRGLAMYESLKKNSDKFHLYIFSFDDRSCKVLKELKLEAATIIQLEEFEDDELLNIKKSRTPGEYCWTCTPSIIKYCIEKYNLSSCTYLDADLYFFSNPAVLIEELGEKSVLITEHRYTKEYDQSKTSGIYCVQFMTFKNDKNGMEVLNWWRNACNEWCYARFENGKFGDQKYLDDWLNRFNGVYSLKNLGGGVAPWNIQQYDLSKKEFELIFYHFHGFKFLENNKLEFGSYKLRKFDLKNLYKPYLSHLEDIKGRLEELGYKYDFHGTIKLKKSWKTPLVKVKRLIKNTYNVYDKKYILGL; from the coding sequence ATGACATATAACTACTGTACTCTTTTTGATAGCAATTATCTAACTCGTGGCTTAGCTATGTATGAGTCCCTTAAAAAGAATAGCGATAAATTTCATCTATATATTTTTTCTTTTGATGATAGAAGCTGCAAAGTTCTAAAAGAGTTAAAATTAGAAGCAGCAACAATAATTCAGCTTGAAGAATTTGAAGATGATGAACTTTTAAATATAAAAAAAAGTAGAACACCAGGCGAATATTGCTGGACTTGTACACCTTCGATTATTAAGTACTGCATAGAAAAATATAATCTTAGTAGTTGTACGTATCTTGATGCAGATTTATATTTTTTCTCAAATCCAGCCGTACTCATCGAGGAGCTGGGTGAAAAGTCTGTTTTAATCACAGAGCATAGATATACTAAAGAATATGATCAAAGTAAAACTAGCGGGATTTACTGCGTACAGTTTATGACTTTTAAAAATGATAAAAATGGAATGGAAGTACTAAACTGGTGGAGAAATGCTTGTAATGAGTGGTGCTATGCTAGGTTTGAAAATGGCAAATTCGGCGATCAAAAATATTTAGATGATTGGTTAAATAGATTTAACGGAGTCTACTCTTTAAAAAATTTAGGCGGTGGGGTTGCGCCCTGGAATATCCAACAATATGATCTTTCTAAAAAAGAATTTGAGCTAATTTTTTATCATTTTCATGGTTTTAAGTTTTTAGAAAATAATAAATTAGAATTTGGAAGCTATAAACTAAGAAAATTTGATTTAAAAAATTTATACAAGCCATATCTATCTCATTTAGAAGATATAAAAGGCAGGCTGGAAGAGCTAGGGTATAAATATGATTTTCATGGTACTATAAAACTTAAAAAAAGCTGGAAAACACCACTTGTAAAAGTTAAAAGATTGATAAAAAATACTTATAATGTTTATGATAAAAAATATATTTTAGGACTATGA
- a CDS encoding glycosyl transferase, producing MIQKRKDSLKLDNLAPIVLFVYNRLDHTKQTLEALLANELANQSEIFIYSDAAKSRNDEIKVAEVREYIKKVNGFKKVTIIQRERNFGLASNIIDGVTKIVNEYGRIIVLEDDLITSPYFLSFMNKGLELYKDEPRVASIHGYIYPIDSLPETFFIKGADCWGWATWSDKWSIFEPNGQKLLDEIRKLKLEKEIDFNGSYGFVKMLKSQIVGKNNSWAIRWYASTFLNGMLTLYPGKSYVQNIGFDSQATHCKIKTNLFDIDLNKNIVIDKIDIKEDLTARKKFEIFFKKINPNLIQRILLKVKRLIKL from the coding sequence ATGATTCAGAAACGGAAGGATAGCTTAAAGTTGGATAATTTAGCACCCATAGTATTATTTGTATATAATCGTCTTGATCATACCAAACAAACATTAGAAGCCTTATTAGCGAATGAGCTGGCTAATCAAAGTGAAATATTTATATACTCAGATGCAGCCAAAAGTCGAAATGATGAAATAAAAGTTGCAGAAGTAAGAGAATATATAAAAAAAGTAAATGGATTTAAAAAGGTTACCATAATACAAAGAGAAAGAAATTTTGGTCTGGCTAGCAATATAATAGACGGTGTTACAAAGATTGTAAACGAGTATGGTAGGATAATAGTTCTTGAAGATGATTTGATCACAAGTCCTTATTTTTTAAGTTTTATGAACAAAGGATTAGAGCTATACAAGGACGAGCCAAGAGTTGCTTCTATTCACGGATATATTTATCCTATAGATAGCCTTCCTGAAACTTTTTTTATCAAGGGAGCTGATTGTTGGGGATGGGCCACTTGGAGTGATAAATGGAGTATTTTTGAGCCAAATGGACAAAAGTTATTAGATGAAATAAGAAAACTAAAGCTTGAAAAAGAGATAGATTTTAATGGTAGCTATGGATTTGTCAAGATGCTAAAGTCTCAAATTGTAGGAAAAAATAATTCATGGGCTATTAGATGGTATGCTAGTACCTTCTTAAATGGCATGTTAACTCTTTACCCAGGAAAAAGCTATGTTCAAAATATTGGATTTGATAGTCAGGCAACCCATTGCAAGATTAAAACTAATTTATTTGATATAGATTTAAATAAAAACATTGTAATTGATAAAATAGACATTAAAGAAGATTTAACTGCTAGAAAAAAATTTGAGATATTTTTTAAGAAAATAAATCCAAATTTGATACAAAGAATATTATTAAAAGTAAAGAGACTAATTAAATTATGA